The Eriocheir sinensis breed Jianghai 21 unplaced genomic scaffold, ASM2467909v1 Scaffold751, whole genome shotgun sequence genome contains a region encoding:
- the LOC126994232 gene encoding tigger transposable element-derived protein 1-like encodes MAPKRPVTSSSSEQPPKKKQHKILTLEKKLEIIKRHEEGQGVSDIGRAMGLAPSTVGTVTKKKAIYKKMVTTAAEFPSACRITRVRSVRLEKMEQLLVAWIDDCSAKKIPSSLSLINERARALWGSMQPEDEEAVDDPDQPDLRQRAGLSNVRLQGEAASADKEAAEAFPAQFLKVIEDGDFSPKQVFNIDETGLYWKKMPASTYIFTKERTAPGFKAAKDRLTLALGGNAEGDVKLKPLLVYSHENPRALKNTSKPSLPVYWKSSKKAWVTTSIFHDYIYNYFSPFVSRYTSANNLANKALLLLDNAPAHTPAMVDWCANVQVCFLPPNTTSLIQPCDQGLISTFKSYYTRRAMHALSVAHRDGIIDGPQAYWKTFDIKKAVEMIGEAWQEITPVTMNAVWRKLWPQAVHNFTGFAVPDTAALSKEIAALANEAALGDGKEVTEEDAAPQFSRPGANNARPLGTRGDQDRCCRPESPVPPLTITCA; translated from the exons ATGGCTCCCAAGCGCCCAGTCACTTCATCCTCCTCTGAGCAGCCTCCAAAGAAAAAGCAGCACAAGATCCTGACCCTTGAGAAGAAGCTAGAGATCATCAAACGCCATGAGGAAGGCCAGGGTGTCAGTGACATCGGGCGCGCCATGGGTCTTGCACCTTCCACGGTGGGGACAGTGACAAAGAAAAAGGCCATTTACAAGAAGATGGTGACAACTGCTGCAGAATTTCCTTCAGCCTGCAGGATCACCAGAGTCAGGAGCGTCAGACTGGAGAAGATGGAGCAGTTGCTGGTGGCCTGGATAGACGACTGCAGTGCAAAGAAAATACCTAGTTCGCTTTCTCTGATTAATGAACGGGCACGCGCCCTGTGGGGAAGCATGCAGCCTGAGGACGAGGAGGCCGTGGACGACCCGGACCAGCCTGACCTTCGTCAG AGGGCCGGTCTCAGCAACGTACGGCTTCAGGGAGAGGCCGCCAGCGCTGATAAAGAGGCTGCTGAAGCCTTCCCTGCCCAGTTCTTGAAGGTGATTGAGGATGGTGACTTCTCCCCAAAGCAAGTGTTCAACATTGATGAAACTGGCCTCTACTGGAAGAAGATGCCGGCAAG CACCTACATATTCACCAAGGAGAGGACGGCACCTGGATTTAAGGCGGCAAAGGACCGCCTTACGTTGGCGCTTGGTGGAAATGCTGAGGGTGATGTCAAGCTGAAGCCTCTTCTAGTTTATAGCCATGAGAACCCTCGGGCACTGAAAAACACTTCTAAGCCATCACTACCTGTTTACTGGAAGTCCTCCAAGAAGGCATGGGTTACAACCAGCATTTTTCACGACTATATCTACAActacttctctcctttcgtctcccGCTACACCTCCGCAAACAACCTGGCGAACAAGGCGTTGCTTCTCTTGGACAACGCACCAGCACACACACCCGCGATGGTCGATTGGTGTGCTAACGTACAGGTGTGCTTTCTGCCCCCGAACACCACATCGCTCATTCAGCCATGTGATCAGGGGTTGATTTCGACATTCAAGAGTTATTACACCAGACGAGCAATGCATGCGCTGAGCGTTGCTCACAGAGACGGCATTATCGATGGTCCTCAGGCTTACTGGAAGACCTTCGATATCAAAAAGGCCGTCGAGATGATTGGCGAGGCGTGGCAGGAGATCACTCCTGTAACCATGAATGCCGTGTGGAGGAAACTATGGCCACAGGCTGTGCATAACTTCACTGGCTTTGCTGTGCCCGACACTGCCGCCCTCAGCAAGGAGATTGCTGCCTTGGCCAACGAAGCTGCCCTCGGAGACGGAAAGGAGGTCACAGAGGAAGACGCAGCTCCTCAATTCTCACGACCAGGAGCTAACAACGCAAGACCTCTTGGAACTCGAGGAGACCAGGACCGATGCTGCCGACCCGAGTCTCCCGTCCCTCCTCTGACGATCAC ATGTGCCTAG